The DNA sequence aactgctctttaagggcttttggacttcagcacccagaaacCCAGACCATTGGccgacatggctgaggcttctgggagctgaagtccaaaagctcttaaagggcaccgtttggggcCCACTGGATTGCGCCTGCAGACACTGCTGGCTAAAGGGCTGCTGGTTTCCATGGCAACAGGACGCCATTTTGTGGAGGTGGCCCCCTGGCGCCTCAGTCTCGTCCTCTGTTCTTACTGGCCTTTCTCTCTCAACGCCGCTATTCCAACAGCGCCACCTATAGGCGGCGCAGGCGTAGAGCGCCCTCCGCTGCCCTTCATCGCTCCGTCCCTCCAGGCGCCCTTTGGAAGGTCCAGCTCGCCAGGCAGATCTCCAGGAGAGGCCTCTCCCCCCCACGCCGCTTCCTCTTGGTACGTCCCCAGGCGGGTAAGGAGAGCGCCAGGGTCGGTTCATTTTGcctcaaaagggggggggggttacagcaGGTGGGACTTGCCTGGTCAGGAGCCCTTCTTTTACTCCTTTGTACTTGCATAGTGGGGGAAACTGCCTTGCTTgtttctctgtgttgttgttgttgttgttgtgtttcttcatgtCTACTTATGGTGAACCCCCATGCAAAGCTgccatggggtcttcttggcaaggtttcttcagaggaggtttgccattgccttcctctgaggctgagagagtgtgactccttgcttccaacttgtggcaacctcaaggtgaacctatcctgaggcaaggtttcttcaggggaggtttgccactgcctttctcccctgaggctgagagagtgtgacttcttgcccatgtgaggtgggatttgaacccaggtctccagagtacCGTAATAgtcccaacactgaaaccactgcaccacactggcttctatGTGTtataaagtacagtcggcccttcttatacacggtttTTTTATAGTGTATACggatacacggattttttttttaatttctctatTAAGTCACCTTATTTTGGCAATTGGACTTACAATTCAGTCCAAATGCAAGGATGCATTTTGGTAAACCATGATCCGTGTCTCTTTCAGTGCCTATATATATacgtatagaatcatagaatcataggcctgttacagacaggccaaaataaagctgcttcgagtcactttggaggtatggtatttcaatgatgcatgagtcctaagagtccaaaacccaCACCAAAGGCAcattccagttctaaggactggagtgcagctttggtgaggcttttggactcttaggattcatgcatcattgaaataccatacctccaaagtgacctgaagcagctttgttttgccctgtctgtatcgggccaatataataaataaaacaataaaagatggCAAAAAACTGACAAAATTTTACAATTATATAAATGGAAATTCAGTAGCGCCACACCTATATAATCCTATAGAGACCGAATTGTTTGAAATATAAATGTTAATTCCTCTggcttatatttttatattaaatttattaaaattatacaataaacaaaaataataaaagatggcaaaataccCACAAAATATGACAATTGTAAAAATGGACATTCAGTAGCACGCTCACATATATAATCCTATATAGACTGAATTGCTTGAAATATAGTTAACTCCTCTGACTTTTGTTAGATACTCTTTTAAAAGGACTTGTTACCACATCCTAGCAGGCTAAAGAATAGCCTTTCTGGGGATAGCACTGCAGCTATATTGGAAGTGAGACTTAAACACTTGTAAATACAAATGTTATCTTTAATAGGTCTTTTTAACAAAATCATAATGGTGTTTTCTCTCTTGTCCTCTCATTGTGGTACgttcagccctctgtatccacagattctttatccacagattcaagcatccgcagcttgaagatattcaaaaaatataaattcccaaaagcaaaccttgatttttgccattttatataagggatggcatttgactatgccattgcatttaatgggacttggacatccacagattttggtatccatgtggggtatcctgaaaccaaaccccagcagataacaaggacccagtGTACTCTAATGTGACCAGCCTTAGAATTTGGTGTAACtctggccgaaagatgacagtcaaggagggaggagcctctttcttcaggctagccctgatggagctgagccagcctattctctccctcacaggccgaaagatgacagttaaggagggaggagcctcaatcttcaggctagccttgatggagttgggccagcctattctctccctcataggccgaaagatgacagttaaggagggcggctcctcttcttcaggctagccttgatggagtgggcccagcctattctctccctcacagccgaaagatgacagagtaaggagggaggagccctttcttcaggctagcctgaggagctgagccagcctattctctccctcacaggcgaagatgacagttaaggagggaggagcctcaaTCTTAGGCTAGCCTTGTGGAgttgggccagccttctctctccctcataggctgaaagatgacagttaaggagggagggcctctttcttcaggctagccctgatggagctgggccagcctattctctccctcacaggccgaaagatgaccgTTAAGGGGAGGAGCCTgtttcttcagactagccctgatggagttgggccagcctcttctctccctcacccGACCAGAGACAGTTAGGAGGGgtagcctctttcttcaggctagccctgatggagctggaccagcctattctccctcacaggccgaagagacgagttatggagggaggagcctcttcttcaggctagccctgatggagttgggccagcctattGTCTCCCTCACcagaccagaagatgacagttagagggagtagcctctttcttcagctagccctgatggagctggaccagcctattctccctcacaggccgaaagatgagagttatggagggaggagctctttcttcagactagccctgatgggttgggccagcctttctctccctcacagaccagagatgacagttaggggggagtagcctcttttcttcaggctagccctgatggagctggacccaGCCTATTCTCCCTCCAGGCCGAAAGATgagagttatggagggaggagcctctttcttcaggctagccctgatggagttgggccagcctattgtctccctcacaggccggaagatgacagttaaggagggaggagcctctttctctttctctactcTGTCTCTAAAATTAGAAGTGGGAATTCACTTGAAGACAAAGAACTGACTTGAAGGATTAGGAaagagactctgtgtgtgtgtgtgtgtgtgtgtgtgtgttgaacagTAATAAGTCTGGTGACAGCTAGAAAACGGGGACAAGCAGTGCCCATTGTATTTATTGTGGTTTTGTGTAAAATTAGTGTTGCTGGGGGATTCTTGTGAATCTTGAGGGGAAAGTGTCCATTTCATATCTTTGTTGCTTTGTGTCAAAGATTGAACTGTTGGGAAAATTTGTGTgagttttgaaataattttggaaattttagaaattttggaaaatttaaagatttttttggTATTATCATTTGGAGGGACTTAAAGACAAGTGTATTATAATCTAAAACTGGTGCACAGGGAATTTCCCCCAAATTCCCAGAAATTTGGAAAAATTTTGGAAATTttataaattttgaaaaaaattgaaatttggggaaaattttggaaaattttGGAAAATTGAAGATTCAGACAGATTACTTATCCTCTCCTTTAGAGTAGATCATTTAAGCTTCCAATCACCTTATTCTACCTAATATGGCAAAGAAACCATTccaaacaacaaaattaaatcaAAGAAGTTTATCTTTGGAATCACTCAAAATGTTGGATCAAAATGAAATGATGCTGGAGGAAATGCGACGTATAAGAGATGAAATGAGAGAAGATaatctgaaaatgaaaaaagagatgaaacaagaggagaaagaagaaatcaaaaatgAGATGAGAGATGTGAAACAATCCTTAGAAAAGATAACCTTTGATATGGGCAGAATAACAAATAAAATGGGAGAATTGGAACTTAATGTTAAGCAAATGGAGGATACAGTCAGAAACCTGTCACAACAGCAGAGAGAATACCAAGAACATATGACAAGGATGGAAATTAAACAAAGAGAGAATTGTCTTAAATTTAGAGGGATCCCTGAAAGGAGTGATGAAAACTTGTACAGCTTTTTATCAAAGGCTTTAGCTGACCTGGTGGAAGAATCGGAGGAACACTTTACTTGGGAAATAGACAGGACTTATAGAATCAACTCCAGAGCAGCGAGAATGAGAGACCTACCACGGGACATGAGTGTTTATTTCATGAGAAAACAGACTAGAGATTTGGTTCTATGACAAAGCTTTGATAAAGAACTAATAACTGAAGGAAAAGTGATACATATTTTCAAAGTTATACCGGGAAGAATTTTAAAATCTAGAAAGGACTATGCATTTCTGACAGACCAACTAAAAATCCATGGAATTCCCTTTTGTTGGGAAGAAATTGAAGGACTATCAGTCACATGGAAATTGAAAAGATATAAATTGAACTCAATCGAAAAAGCTTGTGACTTTTGGAAGAAACATAGGAAAGAGATAGAGAGACACAACGAAAGTAGTCCCAATGTagaaagaattggaaaaagaCCTAGAATGCAGAACTCTTTTGGAAAAGGGCAACAAGAAGAAGCTGATATTCAAGACCCATTGGaagataaaggggaaaaaaggagagagactAGTAATCTGTCCGAGTATAATTTGGAAATTGGTTGGATAAATTAAAAATTTCTCCCTACTGCTCTTTGGTAGTATTGTATCTGATACTTTTGGTTATTTGGGGCAAATTGGATATAAATTGGATATAAGTAGAAGTTGAGTGTAAGTGTTATTTGTTCATTGATTTATTTGGGTATTCATTTGGAAGAGGAGACTGATAAAATGAAAATTCTATCATTAAATGTCAAAGGATTAAATTCCCCCAAAAAACGGGGGGAAAAACTTTTGCCTTTTTAGAGAAACAAGCTGCAAATATGAAAAGATGACTCCATTGTATAACCAGAACCAGAAAtgacttttttcctttctctagcCTTCacttaatatattattattgtttactaTAGACATGCATTGCTTTGTTTACTACAGACATTTTACAAGCCAGCACTGAACATCTTTTTTCTCTAGCcctctccttcaccatcttccccaTGCTGAAAAACTTGCAACTAGTTAGgataaagaagaaaaggggaattGAGCaagtgtaaaaagactttgtaaaaaagagTTTCTTTGTTAAAAGCTGTGTTAAGTGAATAATGCCTGTGTACTATACAAATAAATTGaactaaatttgtttttaaatgtttttgtttaatgatttctctctttttattcccTACAGATTTCAAAGTTCTGTTCATTTCCCTTCTCTGTAAAGGAACAGAACCTATAATATTATCGGAGCAGAAATGGGGAACAACTCTGGGAAAATCCCTGCAGGCAAAGGCCCTTATTCTGTGGGATGTACAGACCTCATGACTGGCCATAATATTCAGGTATCTGCTTTtactacaacaacaactactactactactacttttgtTGTTTAtgctttttctggtttttttaacAGTTTCCAGAAAACAAAATAACATGGCATGTTGCCTATCTAGTGCTATAGTTTTCATTTCAGAGAGTACAGTCATGGTCAGGTCAGGACAAGGTTACAATAACATGAAATGTTTTAGTGATTAGATCTTATTTTTGTACTTCTAATATATCTGAAAAATATACTTGCATGAAACACCACATTGTGGTACCAAACAAAACAATGTTTATGACGGTGCACAAATGTTATAGAACCAAGAAAAGGACCAGCAAGTAACATATAAAGAAGACTGGAATTTAAAGAGAAACTAATGATCACTATTAGCAAATGGAAACAAAGgcaaagtggatttccatgggatGATCATGGCCAAGTGAAACTTGCTCAAGGAGTTTCATGAGGAGTGATACTTTGGCAGTGTAAGTCATTGGCATTGAGACAGTTTAGTTATACATTTAAGTCATAGTTATAGTTTAGTTATACACTTAAACCATTGATGAGAAAGTGTGAACtcaattttttgtatattttgtgaGTGTTTTAGTGTAGTTTAGTGTTTagtttaatagaatcatagagttggaagggactgcaagggccagccagtccaacccccctgccatgcaggaactcacaatcaaagcacctctgacagaagTAGTTGGTTTTCTAGGTATGTATGCTATTATGTCTTATGTTCTCTGTGTttgatgtgttttgttttatttatgtgcaTGTTATATATTTATGCTTATAGTATATTTATGTGTATAGGTTTATAtgctcaggttttttttaaaaaagactaaaaatactgagcaaaaacatttctctgtgtgttgttattgttactattacGATTATGATTATTTACTGataacccacctttctcccaataaagggATTTAGTGGACCTGCAGCCAGTGCAGATATTACAACAAGAGAGTTGCGTGTTCCATAGCCAGTTCCACTTAGCAACCTAGCTGCATCTCTTTGCGCAaactgaaatttctgagcacATTTCAAAGACAGCCCTTTTGttgtcctcctcatcctcttcgtAACCTTAAAGGGATTTGGGCTTTactcgggggagggggggaacaaaaataaaacaagacaaaCATAGATGCTTATCCTCATGCCTTGCTTTTCTGCCATATTCATATTGTCATGAACAATAAATCAAACATTTGTCCTGTCTTTCATTTATTGCAAAATGAATTCACATCATATAACCAGCTAGATTCTCTAGTCTATACCACATTTCAGACAAATAGGATAATTTGTTTTGTATAGCTTTTGACTATTACAGTGTTAGAGAAAGACACGGTAGCTATACcagaaccctggtggcgcagtggttaaatgcctatactgcagccacttaccAGCCAGGAGTTCAGGGTTGaatcagcctggcatccttccaagggcactaaaatgagtacccagcttgttgggggcaattagcttacacattataaatggcttagggagtgcttaagtgcactgataagcggtatagaaatgcacttgctattgttattgctatacaACTGATCTCAGAAAAATGTCTAGCTTGTGGGTTTCATCACTGTTGTGctagtgtttttgttttaatctacaAAATGCGTGTAGAGCATTTGCATGCACAATACCCACCTGAAGTACAAAGATGTGAAGTCCACAAAATCTTTTATTGCTTCATTGTGCTGGTTGCATTAAATTGTCACAAAGGAACTGGCACAGAAATTGAAGAGAGACTAAATGCGACTCAAGTTATGATAAATATGACTTCTTCCATGTTGAGGGAAAGTTCAAAATTAGTTCTTACTCTGTTTCTTAACAACAAATAATGTTTGATTGAGAAACATAGGACAtaggatattttaattgtaaagtttagggcattttaaaaaatgattgggtTTAAGATAGAGTACAGCTAACTTATTAActcatgtttcttttcatttttcccttTTTCAGTTTAAACAATTTCAATTTTGTTGTTCAATAACAGGGAGTTTTTTTACGTCTGTATTACCCTTCCCAAAATGGAACAAGTAGTGAAGAAACATTGTGGATTCCTAAAAAAGAATATTATTATGGACTAGCTGATTTTCTAAACATACGTCGGACATTAGGAGAGTTCATTTTTGCTTGGTTTTTTGGTAAGTTTTGGACCAGATTATGAATAGATTCAgtcccaataaaaatattttctatagaTCTTTTGCTTCAGCTCCTTGCTCTCAAGTAAAAGGATGATCTTTGTGTGCCACTTAGAAGAATATGTTCATATTGGTTACCTTCAATCAGCACTGTTCATGACATAGATTCTGATGATGTGATTCTAGTACAAAAGATACGTATCCCAGGATATCTGCATAGGGAAATGGCATTTAGCTGGTTTTAAATTTCATATGTTTTATAGTATTTTGCAGAATTGGGGCAGGGTCATTTTCGTGCTCTTGGGAAGGAAGGAGTAAAACATTACTTCTGAAATGTGGTGAAGAGTGTTCCAAGAGCATAAGAATATGAAACTCTATTCACATTGGATTGTCTGGATCTGTTTTGAGAAACAAAAACCCACTAAAATTAAGTTTATAATATTAACAGTGTGGCTCACACAGTCATATTCTTGCTTTGCTTTAAGGTTTCACTAATAGCAGAACCCATTGAAACCAGAATATTTACTTTCCTATCTTCCATGCATCCAAAATGACATAGCATGCTGTCTTAAGAAAACTTAAACATCTGTCAGGGATAGGgtcaaaaattatatttttggaatgCATGAATGCTTTGCAATTATAGCAAAACAGATctcaaaaaagaaaggcaaacctCTCTTATATACTTCCAAAAGGCAAGTTACATACCTGCAGAATTATTAAGGTCCATCTCACCCCTGGAAAGTACAGAAAGTGCCTCTTCAGGTTTACAGCAGGGGACTAGGGCAGTGAATGGGGAAATCACTTTTGGGACAGCCTGACTGAATAATTTGGCTGGTCCCACCTCAAACATGCACAAGCCCATTGGAATATTTGGAATGTGTAAAGAAGTTTTGTTCTAGAAACATAGGATTGTTTGCATGAGAATATGAAATTCAAGTTTCCTAAACCATAAAAGTTAGAAATATTACCAACAGCTATTCTGTTCTGTCTAGGCTCAGTGACATGTCCTGCAAAATGGAATGCAGTGTTCAAGCCTGGAGAAAAATACCCCCTCATTATTTTTTCCCATGGACTTGGAGCATTCAGGTaatattgcattttagtagtGTAGTATATCTCTGAAAGAATGAAGCCAATTTCTGATACTTGAATGTATCCAGATAATACCATAATCCCGAAGaaacatatttgaagggatgtcatattgaggagggagcaagcttgttttctgctgcaccagagaacaggacctggaacattcccttcatctaccaagctggtaatttcattcatatatatatggatagatcagatttatctggcatgatttgttttctgaaatttatgttgactttttgtcattatggaattgccttctaggtgttcacagattctctgtttaattatctgctctagaagtctgctgggacttctcctgttctccagtagttctcaaagattattgccaatggctccaattgTACATTTTACAGTTCTTTTAATTCCCTTGGATGTActgtgtgcccgcgtcatacgcagacacgccttatgcagcttccagcatatgctggaagctgtgccagaaTGAACAGCACCACAGAAGGTAGAGGCGAGTGGGGAAACGTCCCTGAAAATTTCAGAAGAACAACGGAGTTCACAACCCCCCTTGTccgggtttggttttttttttcccacgTTTTTTTTTTAACGGGACATTTTACTGGTGTTACCCCACGTTAAACACCCATGTCAAATCATGGTAAGTgcggtgtgaaaatcttcaatgatgCTTACATTTCTATGATACTCTTACCATATATGGTATATAAGGGCTTGGGGGGTAGTTGCAGCCAAGGACGAagggaaatggtagggtcactgtgGGAAGTGGCAAATGCTAACGGGGACAGGAAAAGGCacaattactcaacaccttctttgcttcaatcTTCAGAAAAGCCAAAGTGTGCTCACCCGCGGACAATGGATCAGAGGACAGaatgggggaatttcagcacCAGATAATAAATAGATAGTACAGGAATAATCTAAATGAATAAGCTTCCAGGACCGatgaagtacagttgtccctttcctttcatgggggatccgttctggaccccccacgcgtaaggaaaaaaacacagatgctcaagcctcattcaaATGGGGTTGTGCCCACGGCGGCGCATGCCCATCACCTTTCCAGCGTGTNNNNNNNNNNNNNNNNNNNNNNNNNNNNNNNNNNNNNNNNNNNNNNNNNNNNNNNNNNNNNNNNNNNNNNNNNNNNNNNNNNNNNNNNNNNNNNNNNNNNNNNNNNNNNNNNNNNNNNNNNNNNNNNNNNNNNNNNNNNNNNNNNNNNNNNNNNNNNNNNNNNNNNNNNNNNNNNNNNNNNNNNNNNNNNNNNNNNNNNNNNNNNNNNNNNNNNNNNNNNNNNNNNNNNNNNNNNNNNNNNNNNNNNNNNNNNNNNNNNNNNNNNNNNNNNNNNNNNNNNNNNNNNNNNNNNNNNNNNNNNNNNNNNNNNNNNNNNNNNNNNNNNNNNNNNNNNNNNNNNNNNNNNNNNNNNNNNNNNNNNNNNNNNNNNNNNNNNNNNNNNNNNNNNNNNNNNNNNNNNNNNNNNNNNNNNNNNNNNNNNNNNNNNNNNNNNNNNNNNNNNNNNNNNNNNNNNNNNNNNNNNNNNNNNNNNNNNNNNNNNNNNNNNNNNNNNNNNNNNNNNNNNNNNNNNNNNNNNNNNNNNNNNNNNNNNNNNNNNNNNNNNNNNNNNNNNNNNNNNNNNNNNNNNNNNNNNNNNNNNNNNNNNNNNNNNNNNNNNNNNNNNNNNNNNNNNNNNNNNNNNNNNNNNNNNNNNNNNNNNNNNNNNNNNNNNNNNNNNNNNNNNNNNNNNNNNNNNNNNNNNNNNNNNNNNNNNNNNNNNNNNNNNNNNNNNNNNNNNNNNNNNNNNNNNNNNNNNNNNNNNNNNNNNNNNNNNNNNNNNNNNNNNNNNNNNNNNNNNNNNNNNNNNNNNNNNNNNNNNNNNNNNNNNNNNNNNNNNNNNNNNNNNNNNNNNNNNNNNNNNNNNNNNNNNNNNNNNNNNNNNNNNNNNNNNNNNNNNNNNNNNNNNNNNNNNNNNNNNNNNNNNNNNNNNNNNNNNNNNNNNNNNNNNNNNNNNNNNNNNNNNNNNNNNNNNNNNNNNNNNNNNNNNNN is a window from the Sceloporus undulatus isolate JIND9_A2432 ecotype Alabama chromosome 1, SceUnd_v1.1, whole genome shotgun sequence genome containing:
- the LOC121925584 gene encoding platelet-activating factor acetylhydrolase-like, encoding MGNNSGKIPAGKGPYSVGCTDLMTGHNIQGVFLRLYYPSQNGTSSEETLWIPKKEYYYGLADFLNIRRTLGEFIFAWFFGSVTCPAKWNAVFKPGEKYPLIIFSHGLGAFR